CGTCAAATGATTGCGGATGTTTTCTTAAATCGTTTAGAAACGGATATGGCTATTCAATCAGATATTAGTATTCTTTACGCATTAGGAGAACATAAAGAGTTTGTAACCTATGCAGATACAGAAGTTGACTCACCTTATAACCTTTATGTTAACAAAGGCTTGGGGCCAGGGCCATTTAATAACCCAGGAGAAGACGCCATTAAAGCGGTATTAGATCCAATTGAAACGGATTATTATTACTTCTTGGCTGATCTAGAGACAGGGGAAGTTTACTTCGCTGAAACTTACGAAGAACACCTAGAGCTGTCAGACAAGTACATTAAAGTGCCCGATAGCGAATCAGAAGCAGAATAATTATTAAGATAGATGGAAGTGAACGTAAATATGAAGAGACCAATCGTGATTGGGGTTACCGGTGGATCGGGTAGTGGAAAAACATCGGTTAGCCGAGCGATTTTTGAGAAGTTTTCGGACTTATCAATATTACTATTAGAACAAGATTATTATTATAAGGATCAAAGTCATTTACCGTTTGAAGAGCGCTTAAAGACAAACTATGACCACCCGTTTGCCTTTGACAATGATCGCTTTATTTCGGATTTAGAAGACTTGATTCATTATAAGAGTATCGAGCAACCTGTTTATGATTATGCAAACCACACTAGAAGTAATCAAGTGATTCCAAGAGACCCTAAGGAAGTTATTATTGTTGAAGGGATTCTGATTCTAGAGGACGAAAGATTACGTAACCTGATGGACATTAAGGTGTATGTTGATACGGATGACGATATTCGCATTATTCGTCGTATTAAGCGTGATATTGAAGAGAGAGGCCGTACACTTGATAGTGTTATTGATCAATACCTATCAGTTGTTAAGCCAATGCATCACCAATTTATTGAGCCGACTAAAAAGTTTGCCGATATTATTATTCCTGAAGGTGGTAAGAATCAGGTTGCCATTGATTTAATGACGACGAAAATTGCCTCTATTCTTCAAGAGTCATCAAAAGACTAGAAAAAATAAAATAATAATTGCTTTTTTATGCAGATGATGTTATTTTATTATCATTGTTAAGCAGAAACAACGAAACAGTAAAAATAGCCGTTGATACAGGTATTCGCATAGCCTTGCGAATGCCTGATTTCGTAAAAATAAACTCTCTTTCCAGTAGAAAGAATTAAAACGCTATCATTTTTATTGTGGATTAAACATGGCAAAAAAGGAGAAGGTAGTATGATTGAAAAAGTTTATCCAATGACTTTAGATGGAAAACGTAAATTAGAAGATGAA
This genomic interval from Jeotgalibaca arthritidis contains the following:
- the udk gene encoding uridine kinase — protein: MKRPIVIGVTGGSGSGKTSVSRAIFEKFSDLSILLLEQDYYYKDQSHLPFEERLKTNYDHPFAFDNDRFISDLEDLIHYKSIEQPVYDYANHTRSNQVIPRDPKEVIIVEGILILEDERLRNLMDIKVYVDTDDDIRIIRRIKRDIEERGRTLDSVIDQYLSVVKPMHHQFIEPTKKFADIIIPEGGKNQVAIDLMTTKIASILQESSKD